One genomic segment of Erysipelotrichaceae bacterium 66202529 includes these proteins:
- a CDS encoding energy-coupling factor transporter ATPase: MPITFQRVTHTYHADSPFSYAALKGIDLEIPLGKVTAIIGETGSGKSTLVQHLNALLLPTEGELHILDKTITAGSKPKHLKELRRQVGLVFQFPEYQLFEETIEKDISFGPKNFGVSAEAAAQRAREVLQVVGLDDSYLQRSPFDLSGGQKRRIAIAGILAMDPDVLVLDEPTAGLDPQGARDMMQLFVDMNKKYGKTVLIVTHDMEHVLQYCEEVVVVQDGRIKKHCDVQSFFETVELLKELNINPPAVIRLREELRKRGFEIERTILDMEKLAAAVAGEVKRHE; encoded by the coding sequence ATGCCGATTACATTTCAAAGGGTAACCCATACCTATCATGCGGATTCCCCTTTTTCCTATGCGGCCTTAAAGGGCATTGATCTGGAGATACCGTTGGGAAAGGTGACTGCTATCATCGGAGAAACGGGCAGTGGAAAGTCCACACTGGTTCAGCACCTGAATGCGCTGCTGCTGCCAACAGAGGGAGAGCTGCATATCTTGGACAAGACGATAACAGCCGGAAGCAAACCGAAGCATTTGAAGGAGCTGCGCCGCCAGGTTGGTCTTGTTTTCCAGTTTCCGGAATATCAGCTGTTTGAGGAAACCATAGAAAAGGATATCAGCTTCGGTCCGAAGAATTTTGGTGTCAGTGCAGAGGCTGCTGCACAGCGCGCCAGAGAGGTGCTGCAGGTTGTAGGACTGGATGACAGCTATCTGCAGCGCAGTCCGTTTGATTTATCCGGCGGACAGAAGCGAAGAATTGCGATTGCCGGGATTCTGGCAATGGATCCGGACGTTCTGGTTCTGGATGAGCCGACAGCTGGACTGGATCCGCAGGGAGCCAGGGATATGATGCAGTTGTTTGTGGATATGAATAAGAAATATGGAAAAACGGTTCTGATTGTAACACATGATATGGAGCATGTCCTGCAGTATTGCGAAGAGGTTGTTGTTGTGCAGGATGGACGTATAAAGAAGCACTGTGATGTGCAGTCCTTTTTTGAAACCGTGGAGCTGTTAAAGGAGCTTAATATCAATCCGCCTGCCGTCATACGGCTTCGCGAGGAGCTGCGAAAGCGGGGCTTTGAAATTGAGCGCACCATTCTGGATATGGAAAAGCTGGCTGCCGCTGTTGCAGGTGAGGTGAAGAGGCATGAATAA
- a CDS encoding ATP-binding cassette domain-containing protein, which produces MLELKHIAKTYKTAKGVKTRALKDINLRFPQRGMVFVLGKSGSGKSTLLNIIGGLDQADEGEMIIHGKSSADFKQSDFDSYRNTYVGFIFQEFYLMEEYTIEKNIAMALQLQQKEATHEEVEQILERLGLSGYAARYPNELSGGQKQRVAIARALIKEPEILMADEPTGALDSTTGKEIFDTLKELSREKLVIVVSHDRDSAQTYADRIIEFSDGMVVSDSAPQVEEHTAAFEAIHSHLPFKDSFRLGFSCLGHKKLRMIFTILLTSFALLLLALSDAVGSFSSVNAQYKASSELKEQLAGVRYQYLDAYGNSIYSDLEMQISDADIRTVLKDNPGQKFARVYTWEDVPLRLGDLGIEAFDSSAYMAVVDTYKLTEMSGFDVLGFQDILGSYPNSYEETAISSYLADIILAQGIADQKGTMQFPKSYEDIMQSIQLPIGGRWLRISGIVKQDYSKYDMLKKVSAGNYDSKTYKLIREFRNIARISSDKIFVKEGFVKTLKQEKKTMLDSRLYNLYLRMNDDTMGISTLSYPTSEFTYYDGKAVRSTRSVKKEEIMLTPDMLMQLLGKSDIFYSDAMAKKSPEEMRAFLKENAVRLIGRNVELHIDKGFSEDGELVKQKVKIAGVLMPKGNFTIEDVYQINDIIVNKALITPYITDAIYVSELLSSFDDDTMKPFLEKYDIDRNLYANTVATQDVKSIQSFASFATRVFFYASIALFIFAAVLMMNFIIVSISYRKKDIGILRAIGARSMDVLKIFIWEGVMLAAISYVITMVGLQIVTMITNNFAKEEIGVLISPVIITLRQPLLMLVIVAVVTFIACIIPVTRIARQRPIDAIKK; this is translated from the coding sequence ATGCTGGAGCTTAAACATATAGCAAAGACCTATAAAACAGCAAAGGGAGTGAAAACGAGGGCACTAAAGGATATCAATCTGCGCTTTCCACAGCGGGGGATGGTATTTGTATTAGGTAAATCCGGGTCAGGGAAATCCACGCTTCTGAATATCATTGGCGGTCTGGATCAGGCGGATGAGGGAGAAATGATCATCCACGGGAAAAGCTCTGCGGATTTCAAGCAATCGGACTTTGATTCCTATCGAAATACGTATGTAGGCTTTATCTTTCAGGAATTTTATCTTATGGAGGAGTATACCATTGAGAAAAACATCGCCATGGCATTGCAGCTGCAGCAAAAAGAGGCAACCCATGAGGAGGTTGAGCAGATACTGGAACGTCTGGGGTTAAGCGGATATGCTGCGCGATATCCAAATGAGCTTTCAGGCGGGCAGAAGCAGCGTGTGGCGATAGCCAGGGCATTGATTAAGGAGCCTGAGATTTTAATGGCAGATGAGCCTACCGGAGCTCTGGATTCAACAACCGGAAAAGAAATATTCGATACACTGAAGGAGCTGAGCAGGGAAAAGCTGGTTATCGTTGTCAGTCATGACCGGGATTCTGCGCAGACTTATGCAGACCGGATTATCGAATTTTCCGATGGTATGGTGGTTTCAGACAGTGCCCCGCAGGTGGAAGAGCATACAGCAGCATTTGAAGCCATTCATTCTCATTTGCCGTTTAAAGACAGCTTTCGCCTCGGCTTTTCCTGCCTTGGACATAAAAAGCTGCGTATGATTTTTACGATTCTTCTCACCAGCTTTGCCTTACTGCTGCTTGCCTTGTCGGATGCGGTGGGAAGCTTCAGCTCTGTGAATGCGCAGTATAAGGCTTCTTCCGAGCTGAAGGAGCAGCTTGCCGGTGTACGGTATCAGTATCTGGATGCGTACGGAAACAGTATTTATTCCGATCTGGAAATGCAAATCAGTGACGCTGATATCCGTACCGTGTTAAAGGATAATCCCGGGCAGAAATTTGCGCGTGTATACACTTGGGAGGATGTGCCTCTGCGTCTGGGAGATCTTGGTATTGAAGCATTTGACAGCAGTGCCTATATGGCAGTGGTGGATACGTATAAGCTAACGGAAATGAGCGGCTTCGATGTTCTGGGATTTCAGGATATCCTGGGAAGCTATCCCAACAGCTATGAAGAAACAGCAATCTCCTCCTATCTGGCAGATATTATTCTTGCACAGGGCATTGCAGATCAAAAGGGCACCATGCAGTTTCCAAAGTCCTATGAGGATATTATGCAAAGCATCCAGCTTCCTATCGGAGGCAGGTGGCTGCGCATCAGCGGTATTGTAAAGCAGGATTACAGCAAATACGACATGTTAAAAAAGGTCAGTGCTGGAAATTATGACAGTAAGACCTATAAGCTCATCCGTGAATTCAGAAACATCGCAAGAATCAGCAGTGATAAAATCTTTGTGAAGGAAGGCTTTGTGAAAACGCTGAAGCAGGAAAAGAAAACCATGCTGGACAGCCGGTTATACAATCTGTATCTGCGTATGAATGATGATACCATGGGGATTTCCACGCTTTCTTATCCAACGAGTGAATTTACGTATTATGACGGAAAAGCAGTGCGTTCCACAAGGAGTGTGAAAAAAGAGGAGATCATGCTGACTCCAGATATGCTCATGCAGCTGCTTGGGAAATCAGACATTTTTTACAGCGATGCGATGGCGAAGAAGTCACCGGAGGAAATGCGTGCGTTTTTAAAGGAGAATGCTGTAAGGCTCATCGGAAGAAATGTGGAGCTTCATATCGATAAGGGCTTTAGCGAAGATGGGGAATTAGTGAAGCAGAAGGTAAAAATTGCCGGAGTTCTGATGCCAAAGGGAAATTTCACGATAGAGGATGTGTATCAAATCAACGATATCATTGTAAATAAGGCGCTGATTACGCCATACATTACAGACGCTATCTATGTAAGTGAGCTGCTTAGCAGCTTTGATGATGACACCATGAAGCCGTTTCTTGAAAAATACGACATTGACAGAAATCTGTATGCCAATACGGTTGCTACACAGGATGTGAAAAGCATTCAAAGCTTTGCGTCCTTCGCTACACGGGTATTCTTTTATGCAAGCATCGCTCTGTTTATCTTCGCGGCCGTTTTAATGATGAATTTCATCATCGTATCCATTTCGTATCGGAAGAAGGATATCGGTATCCTGCGCGCTATCGGTGCAAGGAGTATGGATGTTTTGAAAATCTTTATTTGGGAAGGTGTCATGCTGGCGGCTATTTCCTATGTGATCACCATGGTGGGATTGCAGATCGTGACGATGATAACAAATAATTTCGCCAAGGAGGAAATCGGTGTATTGATTTCTCCAGTTATCATCACACTGCGTCAGCCACTGCTCATGCTGGTAATCGTTGCTGTGGTGACCTTTATCGCCTGCATTATTCCGGTTACCAGAATTGCCCGCCAGCGTCCAATTGATGCAATCAAAAAATAA
- a CDS encoding energy-coupling factor transporter ATPase, with protein MEKIRVEDLTFSYDKETNAVEHVSFTIDEGSYTTIIGHNGSGKSTIAKLLIGLLDKDQGHIYVDQEELTMDTLYDIRDKVGIVFQNPDNQFIGATVADDIAFGLENHQVETEKMQPIIERFAQKVKMTDYMQSEPTKLSGGQKQRVAIAGVLAMSPQIIIFDESTSMLDPQGKAEINELIQEIHKESNITIISITHDIEEVSKSDHVIVMDGGHVVMMGLPDDILRKEKELIDLQLDIPFALKFTKAMRRHGVDMKDCTTMEKVVDEICRLHFKG; from the coding sequence ATGGAAAAGATACGTGTGGAGGATCTGACATTCTCTTATGATAAGGAAACCAATGCGGTTGAGCATGTTTCTTTTACGATTGATGAGGGAAGCTATACAACGATTATCGGGCATAACGGAAGCGGTAAATCTACGATTGCCAAGTTGCTGATCGGTCTGCTGGATAAGGATCAGGGACATATTTATGTTGATCAAGAAGAGCTGACGATGGATACGCTGTACGATATCCGTGACAAGGTAGGCATCGTGTTTCAGAATCCGGACAATCAGTTCATCGGTGCTACAGTTGCGGATGATATTGCGTTCGGACTGGAAAATCATCAGGTGGAAACAGAGAAGATGCAGCCGATCATTGAACGCTTTGCACAAAAGGTGAAAATGACGGACTACATGCAGAGTGAACCGACGAAGCTCAGCGGCGGGCAGAAGCAGCGTGTAGCGATTGCCGGTGTACTTGCCATGTCACCGCAGATTATTATTTTTGATGAATCCACAAGTATGCTGGATCCACAGGGAAAAGCGGAAATCAACGAGCTGATTCAGGAAATCCATAAGGAAAGCAATATCACGATCATTTCCATTACGCATGATATAGAAGAGGTCAGTAAATCTGACCATGTGATTGTCATGGATGGCGGACATGTGGTCATGATGGGACTTCCGGATGATATTTTGCGGAAAGAAAAGGAGCTGATTGATCTTCAGCTGGATATTCCTTTCGCTTTGAAATTTACAAAGGCCATGCGCAGGCATGGTGTGGATATGAAGGATTGTACAACTATGGAAAAGGTGGTGGACGAAATATGCCGATTACATTTCAAAGGGTAA